The following proteins are encoded in a genomic region of Bradyrhizobium sp. SK17:
- a CDS encoding glycosyltransferase family 1 protein, with translation MTKILVVSEALGEPNHKRGIFHFTRELIRSLAGDGHELTLLVETTRRYRKLRRRQQRTRLLPDGSRLIELLALYRFLDEADMNAPVMRSSGGLRRTIDWFRGKLRAATSLEFAVSFLRALHVLPASVSLIENHADGLEYVPTDLRHLRLFGDFLLEPGFYSYQDTSALLRLPPPRIDARGYDVILVDTPTRVAIQRKHGAKVICVVHDLLPLTDLKLSDVATRLFLSRLFTSLHQADELAFVSNYSLGRFRALLPQFAHLPARVVYPRTRFEASAPPLAAGAGSGRPYFVVIVSAEPRKNLAAVIRAFRKLPQADLVVIGYTGDPRLTRNAPPNVRFSGYVEEHEKAALIAEAHGLIMPSLAEGFGVPIIEALAANTPVLCSDIAVFREVAGELADYFDPFSIEEICASVTRVLAQQQQWRDRIRERRTDLAERFGHHTQARDLLSHRVVAEGAAPAPALSVPVAAFNGATAHGM, from the coding sequence ATGACAAAGATCCTGGTCGTCAGCGAGGCGCTCGGCGAACCCAACCACAAGCGCGGCATCTTCCATTTCACGCGGGAATTGATCCGCTCGCTGGCCGGCGACGGTCACGAACTGACGCTGCTGGTCGAGACCACGCGCCGCTATCGCAAGCTACGCCGCCGCCAGCAACGCACCCGCCTGCTGCCCGACGGTTCGCGGCTGATCGAGTTGCTCGCGCTCTATCGTTTCCTCGACGAGGCCGACATGAACGCGCCCGTCATGCGCAGCAGCGGCGGGCTGCGCCGCACCATCGACTGGTTCCGCGGCAAGCTCCGCGCGGCCACCTCGCTGGAATTCGCCGTCAGCTTCCTGCGCGCGCTGCATGTGCTGCCGGCCAGCGTCAGCCTGATCGAGAACCACGCCGACGGCCTCGAATACGTCCCGACCGACCTGCGGCATCTCAGGCTGTTCGGCGACTTCCTGCTGGAGCCCGGCTTCTACAGCTATCAGGACACGTCGGCGCTGCTGCGGCTGCCGCCGCCGCGGATCGACGCGCGCGGCTACGACGTCATTCTGGTCGACACGCCGACGCGGGTCGCGATCCAGCGCAAGCACGGCGCCAAGGTGATCTGCGTCGTGCACGATCTGCTGCCGCTGACCGATCTCAAGCTCAGCGACGTCGCGACGCGGCTGTTCCTGTCGCGCCTGTTCACCAGCCTGCATCAGGCCGACGAGCTCGCCTTCGTCTCGAACTACAGTCTGGGTCGCTTCCGCGCCCTGCTTCCGCAATTCGCGCATCTGCCGGCACGGGTGGTCTATCCCCGCACCCGGTTCGAGGCGTCGGCGCCGCCGCTGGCGGCAGGAGCCGGCAGCGGGCGCCCCTATTTCGTCGTGATCGTCTCGGCCGAGCCGCGCAAGAACCTCGCTGCGGTGATCCGCGCCTTTCGCAAGCTGCCGCAGGCCGACCTGGTCGTGATCGGCTACACCGGCGACCCGCGCCTGACGCGCAATGCACCGCCCAACGTCCGCTTCTCCGGCTATGTCGAGGAGCATGAGAAGGCCGCGCTGATCGCCGAAGCCCACGGCCTGATCATGCCGAGCCTCGCCGAAGGCTTCGGCGTGCCGATCATCGAGGCGCTGGCGGCCAACACGCCGGTGCTGTGCTCGGACATTGCCGTATTCCGCGAGGTCGCGGGCGAGCTTGCCGACTATTTCGACCCGTTCTCGATCGAGGAGATCTGCGCTTCGGTCACCCGCGTGCTGGCGCAACAGCAGCAATGGCGCGACCGCATCCGCGAGCGCCGGACCGATCTCGCCGAGCGTTTCGGCCACCACACCCAGGCGCGCGATCTGCTGTCCCACCGGGTCGTCGCGGAAGGCGCTGCCCCCGCGCCGGCACTGTCGGTCCCGGTGGCGGCGTTCAACGGCGCCACCGCGCACGGCATGTGA
- a CDS encoding ABC transporter ATP-binding protein, producing the protein MASIHLRDVCLDYPLYGAYDFSLKRRLLGRLFRQASEMRSIRAVDNISIEAKAGARIGLAGPNGSGKSTLLRLIAGVFPATSGKVEISGNIVPLLGLGAGVNLDFVAADNINLLLRISGRKPTPAILEEIWAFTELEERMQRLPLRMFSSGMLMRVLFATATAFPADILLLDEWLSVVDENFSAKAERRLRKMVESAAVVIIASHDHALLRRTCTSIINLDHGRIASMVALDPPVPHHLELREISA; encoded by the coding sequence ATGGCAAGCATCCATCTCCGCGACGTCTGCCTCGACTATCCGCTGTACGGCGCCTACGACTTTTCGCTGAAGCGCCGCCTGCTCGGGCGCCTGTTCCGCCAGGCCAGCGAGATGCGCAGCATCCGCGCGGTCGACAACATCTCGATCGAGGCGAAGGCCGGCGCGCGCATCGGCCTCGCCGGCCCGAACGGCTCCGGCAAATCGACCTTGCTGCGGCTGATCGCCGGCGTATTCCCGGCGACCAGCGGCAAGGTCGAGATATCGGGCAATATCGTGCCGTTGCTCGGCCTCGGCGCCGGCGTCAATCTCGATTTCGTCGCCGCCGACAACATCAACCTGCTGCTGCGGATCTCGGGACGCAAGCCGACGCCGGCGATCCTGGAGGAGATCTGGGCCTTCACCGAGCTGGAGGAGCGCATGCAGCGGTTACCGCTGCGGATGTTCTCCTCGGGCATGCTGATGCGCGTGCTGTTCGCGACCGCGACGGCGTTTCCCGCCGACATCCTGCTGCTCGACGAATGGCTCAGCGTGGTCGACGAGAATTTCTCGGCCAAGGCCGAGCGGCGGCTGCGCAAGATGGTCGAGAGCGCCGCGGTCGTGATCATCGCCTCGCACGATCACGCGCTGCTGCGCCGGACCTGCACCAGCATCATCAATCTCGATCACGGCCGCATCGCCAGCATGGTTGCGCTGGATCCGCCCGTCCCGCATCACCTCGAGCTCAGAGAAATCAGCGCATGA
- a CDS encoding glycosyltransferase produces the protein MMVVNEPDRRPSVLHIFKVYYPDLFGGTLTVIRDICAGLKDTFSAAVLVCSRSGGERQIVVNDVAVERVRSFGDVLSLPAAPTYPWRLWRRIADHDLLALHAPFPLADLVFALGLGGTRPLVVHWHADIVSHAALRFLVEPLMRRTLRRASAIIVSDPVLIEATPLLQEFADKCHAVSFGVDVAKYDRPATQTDDINTRGRLVLACGRLVPYKGFDVLVRSAHARNFEVWIVGEGRERDNLERLIRDYGLQDRVRLLGSVSESERVKLLRIADVFVMPSVTNAETFGLAQLEAMAASRPIVNTALDTGVPHVARDGLEAITVPPGDATALADAIETLINDPERRRRMGQAARHRAITKYSNTAFKEGVETVYRKVVTEEAAAKGAGSPAPGPRSQTAGFVGAIQIAAALAWSDVRHRYVRSLLGPFWMSIQMAIMVAVLGSVIGHLSNASAVARLPMLAASLTAWTFLNSVVLDATTALQGSASLIKDRALPPVIFLLQCTFRQALFAAHNAVVPLILWLALTPRDLGGAIVALPGLVLFVACTMALSLVLGALATRYRDIKPIIESSLTLAFLASPIIWTPEMIDRGSTVMRLNPLTHLFAIWRDPLASGHVAMTSLAYVLACLAALTVAATVTIAHLRKAAFWI, from the coding sequence ATGATGGTCGTCAACGAGCCGGACCGGCGTCCGTCGGTGCTGCACATCTTCAAGGTCTACTATCCCGATCTGTTCGGCGGCACGTTGACCGTGATCCGCGACATCTGCGCCGGACTGAAAGACACCTTCTCTGCCGCCGTGCTGGTGTGTTCGCGCTCCGGCGGCGAGCGGCAGATCGTGGTCAATGACGTCGCGGTCGAGCGCGTGCGCTCGTTTGGCGACGTGCTGTCGCTGCCGGCGGCGCCGACCTATCCATGGCGGCTGTGGCGGCGCATCGCCGACCACGATCTGCTGGCGCTGCACGCGCCGTTCCCGCTCGCCGACCTGGTGTTCGCGCTCGGGCTCGGCGGCACCCGTCCGCTGGTCGTGCACTGGCACGCCGATATCGTCTCGCACGCCGCCTTGCGCTTCCTGGTCGAGCCGTTGATGCGGCGAACCCTGCGGCGCGCGTCTGCGATCATCGTCTCCGATCCGGTTCTGATCGAAGCCACGCCGCTGTTGCAGGAATTCGCCGACAAATGCCACGCCGTTTCGTTCGGCGTCGATGTCGCGAAATACGACCGGCCGGCCACGCAGACCGACGACATCAACACGCGGGGCCGCCTGGTGCTCGCCTGCGGCCGGCTGGTGCCCTACAAGGGCTTCGACGTGCTGGTGCGATCGGCCCATGCGCGCAATTTCGAGGTCTGGATCGTCGGCGAGGGCCGCGAGCGCGACAATCTCGAACGGCTGATCCGCGACTACGGTTTGCAGGACCGTGTCCGCCTGCTCGGCTCGGTGTCCGAGAGCGAGCGCGTCAAGCTGCTGCGCATCGCCGACGTCTTCGTGATGCCGTCGGTGACCAACGCGGAGACCTTCGGGCTGGCGCAGCTCGAGGCGATGGCCGCGAGCCGTCCGATCGTCAACACCGCGCTCGACACCGGGGTTCCCCATGTCGCCCGCGACGGCCTCGAGGCCATCACGGTGCCGCCCGGCGACGCCACCGCGCTCGCCGACGCCATCGAGACGCTGATCAACGATCCCGAACGGCGCCGCCGCATGGGTCAGGCCGCGCGCCATCGCGCCATCACCAAATACTCGAACACAGCCTTCAAGGAGGGAGTTGAGACAGTGTACCGCAAGGTCGTGACCGAAGAGGCCGCCGCGAAGGGTGCGGGCTCACCAGCCCCAGGCCCGCGCTCCCAAACGGCCGGCTTCGTCGGCGCGATCCAGATCGCGGCCGCACTGGCCTGGTCCGACGTGCGTCATCGTTACGTCCGCTCCCTCCTTGGCCCCTTCTGGATGTCGATCCAGATGGCGATCATGGTGGCCGTGCTCGGCTCGGTGATCGGCCATCTCTCCAATGCGAGCGCGGTGGCGCGGCTACCGATGCTGGCGGCGAGCCTGACCGCCTGGACCTTCCTCAACAGCGTCGTGCTCGACGCCACCACCGCGTTGCAGGGCTCGGCCAGCCTGATCAAGGACCGCGCGCTGCCGCCGGTGATCTTCCTGCTGCAATGTACCTTCCGGCAGGCGCTGTTCGCGGCCCACAACGCCGTCGTACCGCTGATCCTGTGGCTCGCACTGACGCCGAGGGATCTCGGCGGCGCCATCGTCGCCCTGCCCGGCCTCGTCCTGTTCGTCGCGTGCACGATGGCCTTGAGCCTCGTGCTCGGCGCGCTGGCGACGCGTTACCGCGACATCAAGCCGATCATCGAGTCGTCGCTGACGCTGGCATTCCTGGCCTCGCCGATCATCTGGACACCCGAGATGATCGATCGCGGCTCCACCGTGATGCGGCTCAATCCGCTGACCCATCTGTTCGCGATCTGGCGCGACCCGCTGGCCTCAGGCCACGTCGCGATGACCAGCTTGGCTTATGTGCTGGCCTGCCTCGCCGCGCTCACGGTCGCCGCGACGGTCACCATCGCCCATCTGCGCAAAGCGGCATTCTGGATCTAG
- a CDS encoding DUF6502 family protein, protein MNAKAPKSKPAAPAPIAAAKLQAPLARMLRPLVRLCIRGGMTFPALTQLLRELYVNVAEHDFALEGKEQTDSRVSLLTGIHRKEVARLRGAGAPVNVVPATLSRTSAIIARWLAAPEFTDAKGDPLALPRTADGGAPSFETLVESITKDVRPRAVLDEWLDRKLVTINDDDEIVLVEEAFVPHGDDDRKWHYLGRNLHDHVAAAEMNVSSAAPRFLERAVHYDGLSAKLAKRLEGRSRELAMEALKVANREANRALAKDKGGDYRWNFGIYIYREGPDGPVDDDADEGGAS, encoded by the coding sequence ATGAATGCCAAGGCCCCGAAGTCGAAGCCGGCAGCGCCCGCGCCGATCGCCGCAGCGAAGTTGCAGGCGCCGCTGGCGCGCATGCTGCGCCCGTTGGTGCGGCTTTGCATCCGTGGCGGCATGACGTTCCCGGCGCTGACCCAGTTGTTGCGCGAGCTCTATGTCAACGTTGCCGAGCACGACTTCGCGCTCGAGGGCAAGGAGCAGACCGACAGCCGCGTCAGCCTGTTGACCGGCATCCATCGCAAGGAGGTGGCACGGCTGCGCGGCGCGGGCGCGCCGGTCAACGTGGTGCCGGCGACGCTGTCGCGCACCAGCGCGATCATCGCACGTTGGCTGGCCGCGCCCGAATTCACCGATGCCAAGGGCGATCCGCTGGCGCTGCCGCGCACCGCTGACGGCGGCGCACCGTCGTTCGAGACGCTGGTCGAATCGATCACCAAGGACGTGCGGCCGCGCGCGGTGCTGGACGAATGGCTCGACCGCAAGCTCGTCACCATCAATGACGACGACGAGATCGTGCTGGTCGAGGAGGCGTTCGTGCCGCATGGCGACGACGATCGCAAATGGCACTATCTCGGCCGCAACCTGCACGACCATGTCGCGGCCGCCGAGATGAACGTATCCTCGGCGGCGCCGCGCTTCCTGGAGCGCGCGGTGCATTACGACGGACTGTCGGCCAAGCTGGCGAAGCGGCTCGAGGGCCGCTCGCGCGAGCTCGCGATGGAGGCGCTGAAGGTCGCCAACCGCGAGGCCAACCGCGCCCTGGCCAAGGACAAGGGCGGCGACTATCGCTGGAATTTCGGCATCTACATCTATCGCGAGGGCCCCGACGGCCCGGTCGATGACGATGCAGACGAAGGCGGTGCGTCGTGA
- a CDS encoding DUF5666 domain-containing protein: MKRPPVISRRALLAAFWLAGTSLAGAQVRKRGNDQGIGGTGITGSDQGIGGTGIVGVIQKFGSIYVNGERVAYAADVPVRIDGEAASAKALRIGQLARVVAERGAGGTLSTKRIDVTSEVTGPIEHAKPGELTVLGQKVAWNGHESWLKPGAQVAVFGLRRNDGVVVASLVQERHDAAMRVAGPLERDRAGTLRIGELKLAGVDAALVGQRVQAEGHVAQGVMQVSRSRADDFSDLTGAKRLLIEAYVRRVGNDLQLGSGFVARDHSRFSPAADTRVVVNAQLSGPRELRVESVQSVGKFPGSSVRSPGTPGRGSGGGSAPGGGHGPGGRGAPGGGGPGGGPGGAPGQSGGLTPGGGPGPNPAGGGSTGPDLGGGGFGGAGGGPFGGGGGGPLGPGGGFGGGPPGGMGGGGRR, encoded by the coding sequence GTGAAGCGGCCGCCCGTGATCTCGCGCCGCGCGCTGCTCGCGGCATTTTGGCTCGCCGGAACGTCGCTGGCCGGCGCCCAGGTCAGGAAGCGCGGCAACGATCAGGGCATCGGCGGCACCGGGATCACCGGCTCCGACCAGGGGATCGGGGGCACCGGCATCGTCGGCGTGATCCAGAAATTCGGCTCGATCTATGTCAATGGCGAGCGCGTCGCCTATGCGGCCGACGTGCCGGTCCGGATCGACGGCGAGGCGGCGAGCGCGAAGGCGCTGCGAATCGGCCAACTTGCGCGGGTGGTGGCGGAGCGCGGTGCCGGCGGCACGCTGTCGACCAAGCGGATCGACGTGACCAGCGAAGTCACCGGTCCAATCGAGCACGCGAAACCGGGCGAACTCACCGTGCTCGGCCAGAAGGTCGCCTGGAATGGCCACGAGAGCTGGCTGAAGCCCGGCGCGCAGGTCGCCGTGTTCGGACTGCGCCGCAACGACGGCGTGGTCGTCGCCAGCCTGGTGCAGGAGCGTCATGACGCGGCGATGCGCGTCGCCGGACCGCTGGAGCGCGACCGTGCCGGAACGTTGCGGATCGGCGAGCTCAAGCTCGCCGGCGTCGACGCGGCGCTGGTCGGACAGCGCGTGCAGGCCGAGGGCCATGTTGCGCAGGGCGTGATGCAGGTCTCGCGCAGCCGCGCCGACGACTTCTCCGATCTCACCGGCGCGAAGCGGCTGTTGATCGAAGCCTATGTGCGGCGGGTCGGCAATGATCTGCAACTCGGCTCCGGCTTTGTCGCGCGCGACCACTCGCGTTTCTCGCCGGCGGCCGACACCCGCGTCGTCGTCAATGCCCAGCTCTCGGGGCCGCGCGAGTTGCGCGTCGAATCGGTGCAGTCGGTCGGCAAGTTCCCGGGCTCGTCGGTGCGCAGCCCCGGCACGCCCGGTCGCGGCTCAGGCGGCGGATCCGCGCCGGGAGGCGGACATGGACCGGGCGGACGGGGGGCTCCCGGTGGAGGCGGTCCTGGTGGAGGTCCCGGCGGTGCGCCCGGTCAGTCCGGCGGTTTGACGCCGGGCGGCGGTCCCGGGCCAAATCCGGCCGGCGGCGGATCGACCGGTCCGGACCTTGGCGGCGGTGGCTTTGGTGGAGCCGGCGGTGGTCCGTTCGGTGGCGGCGGTGGCGGTCCGCTCGGGCCAGGCGGCGGCTTTGGTGGCGGGCCGCCCGGCGGCATGGGCGGCGGCGGACGACGCTGA
- a CDS encoding M23 family metallopeptidase, which translates to MSSRSGHHQEYHRHHHPQDHGRAPARRPVAHHAAPAAAASGEGYTIVHAGKQVRFGPVVFWIAVGTVVLLGMWSAATATYFAFRDDVLTRLIARQAEMQYAYEDRISELRAKVDRTTSRQLLDQEQFDQKLDQIMKRQSTLESRATALGAMPDATSTGSIKPQGRAEAAPSSGTPKPSPISDTVIFVAPPDREARLESRAPLIAKTQPNQFAKAQGVDNVLVRLQTSLDQVERRQVAALSSVEDGIESRVRRMRGVISDLGLNMSQLEAATPRSGMGGPFVPVKLAPDAGPFERQLYRININRAQMQRLNQTLALVPYRKPVVGEVEFTSGFGVRTDPFLGRPAMHTGLDFRAAQGDPVRVTANGKVVSAGWAGGYGRMVEVDHGNGLSTRYGHLSEIGVKVGEYVKIGQVIGAVGSTGRSTGPHLHYETRIDGEAVDPQRFLRAGIRLSSG; encoded by the coding sequence ATGTCGAGCCGGTCCGGTCATCACCAGGAATACCACAGACACCATCATCCGCAGGACCATGGCCGGGCGCCGGCACGTCGTCCGGTGGCCCACCATGCGGCACCGGCCGCGGCGGCATCCGGCGAAGGCTACACGATTGTTCATGCCGGCAAACAGGTCCGGTTCGGGCCGGTCGTGTTCTGGATCGCGGTCGGCACCGTCGTTCTGCTCGGCATGTGGTCGGCGGCGACCGCGACCTATTTCGCTTTCCGCGACGACGTGCTGACGCGCCTGATCGCGCGCCAGGCCGAGATGCAATACGCCTACGAGGACCGCATCTCCGAGCTGCGCGCCAAGGTCGACCGCACCACCAGCCGCCAGTTGCTCGACCAGGAGCAGTTCGACCAGAAGCTGGACCAGATCATGAAGCGGCAGTCGACGCTGGAATCGCGCGCCACCGCGCTCGGCGCGATGCCCGACGCCACCTCAACCGGATCGATCAAGCCGCAGGGCCGCGCCGAGGCGGCGCCGTCCTCCGGTACACCAAAGCCCTCCCCGATCAGCGACACCGTGATCTTCGTCGCGCCGCCGGACCGCGAGGCGCGGCTGGAATCGCGCGCACCGCTGATCGCCAAGACGCAGCCGAACCAGTTCGCGAAAGCCCAGGGCGTCGACAACGTGCTGGTCCGTCTACAGACCTCGCTTGATCAGGTCGAGCGCCGCCAGGTCGCGGCGCTCTCCTCGGTTGAGGACGGCATCGAATCACGGGTGCGCCGGATGCGCGGCGTGATAAGCGATCTCGGCCTCAACATGTCACAGCTCGAAGCCGCGACGCCGCGCTCCGGCATGGGCGGTCCGTTCGTTCCGGTGAAGCTCGCGCCCGACGCCGGTCCGTTCGAGCGCCAGCTCTACCGCATCAATATCAATCGCGCGCAGATGCAGCGACTGAACCAGACACTGGCGCTGGTGCCCTACCGCAAGCCGGTCGTCGGAGAGGTCGAATTCACCAGCGGCTTCGGCGTCCGCACCGATCCGTTCCTCGGGCGGCCGGCGATGCACACCGGGCTCGACTTCCGCGCCGCGCAAGGCGATCCGGTGCGCGTCACCGCCAACGGCAAGGTGGTGTCGGCGGGCTGGGCAGGCGGCTACGGCCGCATGGTCGAGGTCGACCATGGCAACGGGCTGTCGACCCGCTACGGCCATCTCTCCGAGATCGGCGTCAAGGTCGGCGAGTACGTCAAGATCGGCCAGGTGATCGGCGCCGTCGGTTCGACCGGCCGCTCCACCGGCCCACATCTGCATTACGAGACCCGCATCGACGGCGAAGCCGTCGATCCGCAGCGCTTCCTCCGCGCCGGCATCCGCCTCAGCTCAGGCTAG
- a CDS encoding peroxiredoxin: MSKKTRKKSSNTTGKRVATKVARAASASTGKSATKTRTTVAKKPAKKTAKAKKTANAKPAAGALAKASHKAASKPLKPKPAATVTKPSAVTLAEGAPAPAFDLPRDGGGSVSLRDYAGKKLVLFFYPRADTPGCTREAIDFTRLKGEFAAAGAEVVGISADTVKAQESFRNKHQLSVPLASDGAHQMLEAYGAWGEKSMYGRTFMGIIRTTVLVDSSGKVARIWRHVKVDGHAEAVLEAARAL; encoded by the coding sequence ATGTCCAAGAAAACGCGCAAGAAATCCTCCAACACAACCGGAAAGCGGGTCGCAACGAAGGTTGCGCGCGCCGCAAGCGCAAGCACTGGGAAGTCCGCGACGAAAACCCGCACAACGGTTGCGAAGAAGCCGGCCAAAAAGACTGCAAAGGCCAAGAAGACCGCAAACGCGAAGCCCGCAGCAGGTGCTCTAGCAAAAGCCTCGCACAAGGCGGCATCGAAACCGTTAAAGCCGAAGCCGGCGGCGACCGTGACCAAGCCGTCGGCCGTCACGCTTGCCGAGGGCGCTCCGGCGCCGGCTTTCGACCTGCCGCGCGATGGCGGCGGCAGCGTTTCCCTCAGGGATTACGCGGGCAAGAAGCTGGTGCTGTTCTTCTATCCTCGCGCCGACACCCCCGGCTGCACCAGGGAGGCGATCGACTTCACCCGGCTCAAGGGCGAGTTCGCAGCAGCGGGCGCCGAGGTGGTCGGCATTTCGGCCGATACGGTTAAGGCGCAGGAGTCATTTCGAAACAAACACCAGCTATCGGTGCCGCTGGCCTCGGACGGTGCCCATCAGATGCTCGAGGCGTACGGTGCCTGGGGCGAAAAATCCATGTATGGCAGGACCTTCATGGGAATTATTCGCACCACGGTTCTGGTCGATTCCAGTGGAAAAGTCGCCCGCATCTGGCGCCACGTAAAGGTCGACGGGCACGCCGAGGCGGTATTGGAGGCCGCCCGGGCGCTCTGA